In Arthrobacter sp. B3I4, the following proteins share a genomic window:
- a CDS encoding polyprenyl synthetase family protein: protein MTNSADQSWTHAGHGLPGAEPDLNTTAIATGLQLPAGFAAIAGDPELGPAITTNLARVEKKLREAIANSDPLADATSRHLVEAGGKRIRPLLTLLCAHLGDASLPAVVQAAVVVELTHLATLYHDDVMDSAPFRRGAPTAHEVWGNSVAVLTGDLIFARASILVSELGSRALGIQARTFERLCLGQLHETVGPRPDEDPVEHYLSVIADKTGSLVAASGQLGAIFSGADESYEALLVEYGEKVGVAFQLADDVIDVTGVKVKSGKSPGTDLREGVPTLPVLLLRKAALAGDQSAVQLLTLIDGDLSSDEALAAAVAGLREHPVTAESWTVARAWAADAVAALAPLPEGVVKDSLTSFAHAVVDRSS, encoded by the coding sequence GTGACCAACTCTGCAGACCAAAGCTGGACGCACGCCGGACACGGCCTGCCGGGCGCTGAACCTGACCTCAACACCACCGCAATCGCCACCGGCCTCCAGCTGCCGGCCGGTTTCGCGGCCATCGCGGGCGACCCGGAACTCGGCCCTGCCATCACCACGAACCTGGCCCGGGTGGAGAAGAAGCTGCGCGAAGCCATCGCCAACTCTGATCCGCTGGCTGACGCAACATCACGGCACCTCGTCGAGGCCGGCGGCAAGCGTATCCGGCCGCTGCTGACCCTGCTCTGCGCTCACCTTGGCGACGCGTCGCTGCCGGCAGTGGTGCAGGCCGCCGTCGTCGTTGAACTGACCCACCTGGCCACGCTCTACCACGATGACGTGATGGACTCCGCCCCGTTCCGCCGCGGCGCCCCGACGGCGCACGAGGTGTGGGGCAACTCGGTGGCCGTGCTGACCGGCGACCTCATCTTTGCCCGCGCCTCCATCCTGGTCTCCGAGCTCGGTTCCCGAGCGCTGGGCATCCAGGCCCGCACCTTCGAGCGGCTCTGCCTGGGCCAGTTGCATGAGACCGTAGGCCCGCGGCCCGACGAGGATCCGGTGGAGCACTACCTCTCAGTCATCGCGGACAAGACCGGCTCGCTGGTGGCGGCGTCCGGCCAGCTCGGCGCGATCTTCTCCGGTGCCGATGAATCCTACGAGGCGCTCCTGGTGGAGTACGGCGAAAAGGTCGGCGTCGCGTTCCAGCTCGCCGACGACGTCATCGACGTCACCGGCGTCAAGGTCAAGTCCGGCAAATCGCCCGGCACCGACCTGCGTGAGGGCGTGCCGACCCTGCCGGTGCTGCTGCTGCGCAAGGCCGCGTTGGCTGGCGATCAGTCGGCAGTGCAGCTGTTGACGCTGATCGACGGCGATCTCAGCTCGGACGAAGCGCTCGCGGCCGCCGTAGCCGGACTGCGCGAACACCCGGTCACCGCGGAGTCCTGGACCGTGGCCCGCGCCTGGGCCGCTGACGCCGTCGCCGCACTCGCGCCCCTGCCCGAGGGAGTGGTCAAGGATTCGCTGACCAGCTTCGCGCACGCCGTGGTGGACCGCAGCAGCTAG
- a CDS encoding geranylgeranyl reductase family protein: MKVLIVGAGPAGSTAAFYLAQAGLDVTVLEKTSFPREKVCGDGLTPRAVREIQKLGLPHPESDGWRRNKGLRLIAGGRTIELPWPEVSDFPQYGLIRTRLGFDEELARHAQSAGAVVLERHSVTEALRSENGRVTGVRAALLDDAGRKTGETRDFDADVVLAADGNSSRTAVSLGIQKRDDRPLGVAVRTYFTSPRHDDDWMEGWLELSGRDGKLLPGYGWIFGVGDGTSNVGLGILNSSKEFGKLDYKQVLREWTAAMPADWGFTPENQVGEIRGAALPMGFNRTPHYAPGLLLLGDAGGMVSPFNGEGISYAMESARFAAEFIIDASSRSASAGWGVSEADARLAGYADYVREQWGSHFTLGRAFAAVIGKPAVMKLALRTGMPLPVLMKFVVRLLANLTDPSAKGIEDRMIRVLEALVPATSNTGAVPDSNPRIPQQKVRVNP; the protein is encoded by the coding sequence GTGAAAGTACTGATCGTCGGGGCGGGGCCGGCCGGATCCACCGCCGCGTTCTACCTTGCGCAGGCCGGCCTTGACGTGACGGTGCTGGAAAAGACCAGCTTTCCCCGGGAAAAGGTCTGCGGTGACGGACTCACACCGCGTGCCGTCCGGGAAATCCAGAAGCTGGGCCTGCCGCATCCTGAAAGCGACGGCTGGCGGCGGAACAAGGGACTGCGCCTCATTGCCGGCGGCCGCACCATCGAACTGCCCTGGCCCGAGGTCTCCGACTTCCCGCAGTACGGCCTGATCCGGACGCGCCTCGGTTTCGACGAGGAGCTGGCCCGGCATGCCCAGTCCGCGGGCGCCGTCGTCCTGGAACGCCACAGCGTGACCGAGGCGCTCCGCTCCGAGAACGGCCGGGTGACCGGCGTCCGCGCCGCGCTGCTGGACGACGCCGGGCGCAAGACCGGCGAGACCCGCGACTTCGACGCCGACGTCGTCCTTGCCGCCGACGGGAACTCCTCCCGCACGGCCGTGTCGCTCGGCATCCAGAAACGCGACGACCGGCCGCTGGGCGTGGCCGTGCGCACCTACTTCACCAGCCCCCGGCACGACGACGACTGGATGGAAGGCTGGCTGGAGCTTTCCGGCCGCGACGGCAAACTGCTGCCCGGCTACGGCTGGATCTTCGGCGTGGGCGACGGCACCTCCAACGTAGGCCTTGGCATCCTGAACTCCTCCAAGGAATTCGGCAAGCTGGACTATAAGCAGGTCCTGCGCGAATGGACCGCAGCCATGCCCGCGGACTGGGGCTTCACCCCGGAAAACCAGGTCGGTGAGATCCGCGGCGCCGCGCTGCCGATGGGCTTCAACCGCACCCCTCACTACGCGCCGGGACTGCTGCTGCTCGGTGACGCCGGAGGCATGGTGTCCCCGTTCAACGGCGAGGGCATCTCCTACGCCATGGAGTCCGCCCGGTTCGCAGCCGAGTTCATCATCGACGCTTCGTCCCGTTCCGCTTCCGCCGGCTGGGGCGTTTCCGAAGCCGACGCGCGGCTCGCGGGCTACGCGGACTATGTGCGGGAGCAGTGGGGCTCGCATTTCACCCTGGGCCGCGCCTTCGCCGCGGTGATCGGCAAGCCCGCGGTGATGAAACTGGCGCTTCGAACGGGCATGCCCCTTCCGGTGCTGATGAAGTTCGTCGTCCGCTTGCTGGCCAACCTGACAGACCCCTCGGCCAAGGGGATCGAGGACCGGATGATCAGGGTGCTGGAAGCCCTCGTCCCGGCAACCTCCAATACCGGGGCCGTACCAGACTCAAATCCGCGGATTCCGCAACAAAAAGTTAGGGTTAACCCGTGA
- a CDS encoding demethylmenaquinone methyltransferase yields MNRASLDKRPDEVATMFDDVAPKYDVVNDVLSMGQTRRWRRIVVEAMDVKAGQRVLDLAAGTGTSSEPYADAGIDVVACDFSLGMLKVGKRRRPDINFVAGDATRLPFADNTFDASTISFGLRNVNEPKKALAEMLRVTKPGGRLVIAEFSQPVVPLWRTMYTEYLMRALPAIAVKVSSNPDAYVYLAESIRAWPDQDHLSAWLQEAGWESVTYRNLSGGIVAVHRAQKPGAPAAGPAAGPAAGAKALANHTGPVAKLRRNITRPER; encoded by the coding sequence GTGAACCGAGCATCCTTGGATAAGCGTCCGGACGAAGTAGCGACGATGTTTGACGACGTCGCCCCCAAATACGACGTCGTCAATGATGTCCTGTCGATGGGGCAGACGCGGCGCTGGCGCCGGATTGTCGTGGAGGCCATGGATGTGAAGGCCGGACAGCGCGTGCTCGACCTGGCTGCCGGGACCGGAACCTCGAGTGAGCCGTACGCCGACGCCGGGATCGACGTCGTCGCCTGCGACTTCTCGCTGGGCATGCTGAAAGTCGGCAAGCGCCGCCGTCCCGACATCAATTTCGTCGCCGGTGACGCCACCCGCCTGCCCTTCGCGGACAACACCTTCGATGCCAGCACCATCTCCTTCGGCCTGCGCAACGTCAACGAGCCCAAGAAGGCTCTGGCGGAGATGCTGCGGGTTACCAAGCCGGGCGGCAGGCTGGTCATTGCCGAGTTCTCCCAGCCGGTGGTGCCGCTTTGGCGCACCATGTACACCGAGTACCTGATGCGCGCACTTCCCGCGATCGCGGTCAAGGTCTCCTCCAACCCCGACGCCTACGTCTACCTCGCCGAATCCATCCGCGCCTGGCCCGACCAGGACCACCTCTCGGCCTGGCTGCAGGAAGCAGGCTGGGAAAGCGTGACCTACCGCAACCTCAGCGGCGGCATCGTGGCGGTGCACCGCGCACAAAAGCCCGGCGCTCCGGCTGCGGGCCCGGCAGCCGGTCCCGCTGCGGGCGCAAAGGCACTGGCGAACCACACCGGCCCCGTGGCCAAACTGCGGCGCAACATCACCCGGCCCGAGCGTTAG